From Brevibacillus marinus, a single genomic window includes:
- a CDS encoding agmatinase family protein, translating to MNKPQHFGIVGFPWDGGASLGRPGARYAPKAIREAAGWLRNRIEGEKVYNVEKRKLIHFAEQQIIDYGDIDIAAYSTEITFRNAEAKIKQLLDEGVFPFILGGDHSISYPGIKALHDSCTGNVAIIQFDAHLDLVDETPLQGRFSQSSQMRRALELPRIKPHNIVQIGVRSYNYPWYAEYLRETGIVQITAREVHRMGTAEVLERVYKACEDAEKIYLTFDIDVLDPAFAPGSGANEPGGLTPVQCFELLDGLYRRIDAMDIAEVNPLYDHQEITSSLAARIMFDCATERATDQ from the coding sequence GCGATTCGCGAAGCGGCAGGCTGGCTGCGCAACCGGATCGAGGGGGAAAAAGTGTACAATGTAGAGAAACGCAAACTGATTCACTTTGCGGAGCAGCAGATCATCGATTACGGCGACATTGACATCGCCGCTTACAGCACGGAGATCACCTTCCGGAACGCGGAAGCGAAAATCAAACAGCTGTTGGACGAAGGTGTGTTTCCGTTTATCCTCGGCGGCGATCATTCCATCTCCTATCCCGGGATTAAAGCCCTGCACGACAGCTGCACCGGCAACGTGGCGATCATCCAGTTCGACGCGCATCTCGACCTGGTGGACGAAACGCCGCTGCAGGGCCGGTTCTCGCAAAGCAGCCAGATGCGGCGGGCATTGGAACTGCCGCGGATCAAACCGCACAACATCGTGCAAATCGGGGTGCGCAGCTACAACTATCCCTGGTACGCCGAGTACCTGCGGGAGACCGGCATCGTCCAGATCACGGCCAGAGAAGTGCACCGGATGGGTACCGCCGAGGTGCTGGAGCGGGTGTACAAGGCTTGTGAGGATGCCGAGAAAATCTATCTGACCTTTGATATTGACGTGCTGGATCCGGCGTTTGCACCCGGCTCGGGAGCGAACGAACCGGGCGGGCTCACCCCCGTTCAGTGCTTTGAGCTGTTGGATGGATTGTACCGGCGGATCGATGCGATGGACATCGCGGAGGTAAATCCGCTGTACGATCATCAGGAGATTACGTCCAGTTTGGCCGCGCGGATAATGTTTGACTGCGCAACCGAGAGAGCAACTGATCAATGA
- a CDS encoding M20/M25/M40 family metallo-hydrolase: MQQIQHWNEPEAIRRLINRLVEVPSISGTAGETLMAEEIVRILREIPYFQEHPELVMSVPVPDDPLNRTAVAALYRGNPASGKTIVLLSHFDVVGVDDFGYMREHAFHPERLTEKLRQEFRDALDDEARADLDSGSYLFGRGVMDMKAGLAVQLAVLSELAQTAQFPGNILLLATPDEEKSSKGMFAAVPFLNRLKQEYGLDYQLCICSEPNFSAFPGDRSKYIYTGSVGKLLPLILCVGKETHAGEPLEGINAAWMAAEIIKRMELSSRFVDRVNGEQNPPPTCLKMSDLKTQYDVQTPNLAYVLYNVLTLSQTPHEVLEKVKQVAAEAAESVYQERLRKYDMHYQGVPARSNQVSLPAVYDYSELYRRGSEQFGPSFVEALNRELEEGKKANLDSQGLSVRIAAKLSSFFIEEAPFYLIMFAPPYYPHVYLDTQSPDEQKLLAVIEQIKQDAASLFGETVRVQHFFTGLSDVSYCRIYQPDKVVSTLQRNMPLWGTEYKIPIEEIIALNLPTINLGPFGKDAHKHSERLELHYTTRVVPHLLKRAIQYALN, encoded by the coding sequence ATGCAGCAGATTCAGCATTGGAACGAACCGGAGGCAATTCGCAGATTGATCAACCGTTTGGTGGAAGTACCGAGCATCTCCGGCACGGCCGGGGAGACGCTGATGGCCGAAGAGATTGTCCGCATCCTCCGGGAAATCCCGTATTTCCAGGAACATCCGGAGCTGGTCATGAGCGTTCCCGTGCCTGACGACCCGTTAAACCGCACGGCGGTGGCCGCGCTTTACCGCGGCAACCCGGCCAGCGGCAAAACGATCGTGCTGCTGAGCCATTTTGATGTGGTCGGAGTGGACGATTTCGGTTACATGCGGGAGCACGCGTTTCACCCGGAACGGTTGACGGAGAAACTGCGCCAGGAATTTCGCGACGCACTGGATGACGAGGCCAGAGCGGATCTGGACTCGGGCAGCTACCTGTTTGGCCGCGGTGTGATGGATATGAAAGCGGGCCTTGCGGTGCAGCTGGCTGTGCTGAGCGAGCTCGCGCAAACGGCTCAGTTCCCCGGCAATATCCTGCTGTTGGCCACCCCGGATGAGGAAAAGAGCTCAAAGGGCATGTTCGCCGCCGTGCCGTTTCTCAATCGACTCAAACAGGAGTACGGTTTGGACTACCAGCTCTGCATTTGCTCCGAACCCAACTTCTCCGCTTTTCCCGGGGATCGCAGCAAGTACATCTACACGGGCTCGGTAGGCAAACTGCTCCCGTTGATTCTCTGTGTAGGCAAGGAAACCCATGCCGGGGAACCGCTGGAAGGCATCAACGCGGCCTGGATGGCGGCGGAAATCATCAAACGGATGGAGCTGTCCAGTCGGTTCGTCGACCGGGTCAACGGCGAGCAGAACCCGCCGCCGACCTGCCTCAAGATGAGCGACCTGAAGACGCAGTACGATGTGCAGACGCCCAATTTGGCCTATGTGCTGTACAACGTGCTGACCCTCTCACAGACGCCGCATGAGGTGCTGGAGAAGGTGAAGCAGGTGGCGGCCGAGGCGGCGGAGAGCGTCTACCAAGAGCGGCTGCGGAAGTATGACATGCATTATCAGGGGGTACCGGCCCGCTCCAACCAGGTGTCGCTGCCGGCGGTATACGATTACAGCGAACTGTACCGGCGGGGAAGCGAACAGTTTGGCCCCTCCTTTGTGGAAGCGCTGAACCGTGAGTTGGAGGAAGGGAAAAAGGCCAACTTGGACAGTCAGGGGTTGTCCGTCCGGATCGCCGCGAAGCTGAGCAGCTTTTTTATCGAAGAGGCTCCATTCTATTTGATCATGTTTGCTCCGCCGTACTATCCGCACGTGTATTTGGACACGCAGTCGCCGGACGAACAAAAGCTGCTCGCTGTGATTGAACAGATCAAACAAGACGCGGCCAGCCTGTTTGGCGAAACGGTGCGGGTACAACATTTCTTTACCGGCTTGTCGGATGTCAGTTACTGCCGCATTTACCAACCGGACAAAGTCGTATCGACATTGCAGCGCAACATGCCGCTGTGGGGGACGGAATACAAGATACCGATCGAGGAGATCATTGCGCTCAATTTGCCCACCATTAATCTCGGACCGTTCGGCAAAGACGCGCACAAGCACTCGGAGCGGCTGGAGCTGCACTACACGACGCGGGTGGTGCCGCATCTGTTAAAACGGGCGATTCAGTACGCGCTTAACTAG